The sequence GTCTCTCTGTCTGTCTTTCAGAACACCGTGCCGTCACTGTCCACGCGGATGGGCGGGACGCCACCGGGCCGCATCTCCGCCGCCACCCGCCGCCCCGCCGTCCACGTGCCTCCTTGCAGCACCTTCCCCAGCGGCAATTCCTCCACGCTCATCCCCAGCCGCCCGCGCACCAGCGCCGCCACCCTGTCGAGCAGCGCCACCGTCAGCGCGCGCCACTCGACAATGGGCTCGTCACCGGGGTGCAGCGCCACCGTGGTGATTTTCATGTCCTTGGGCACCAGCACGCCCAGGTCCACGAAGAGGCCGCCGTTGCGGTACTCGGGCAGGCCGGTGAGGCCGTCCAGCTCCGTCACCTGCACGCCGGCCTCGGCCAGCGGCTCCACCAGCGAGTACGTCAGCCACTGCGACAGCTTGTGGAACGGCACCAGCGCGTCCACGCTCTCCACCGGCCCCAGCGCCGAGTGCGGCCACACGTCGCCCAGGTTGACGGCGTCCACCATGACGCGGCCCGGCCAGATGGGGCCCAGCACCTCCAGCACCAGCCCGAGCAGCTCCGCGGCCCGCACGCTGCGCCGCTGCGCGGTGATGATGTCCAGCAGCGCGCCCGGACGGGGCAGCACCTTCGCCAACCCGTGCAGCAGGTGCAGCCGCCCCTCCAGCCCGTCGAGCGGATTGGACTCGGACACCTGCATGCCCTGCGCGAGCGACTCGCGCGTCATCCGCCCCAGCGCCTCCGCGTCCGCGCGCAGCGGCCGGTCCGGGTCCGACGAGAAGAGCCCGTCCATGAACATGCGGAAGCTGGCCACCGCCAGCCCTTCCGAGCGCGCCCACGTGCCGCCGCCGCGCTCGCGGTAGCGCCACTTGGGCCCGCTGCCCGCGTCCAGCAGCACGCTCACCACCACCAGGTCCAGCTTCGCGCGCGCCCGCTCCTGCGGCGACGCGTCCTTCAGCCGCTCCTCCAGCTCCTTCACGCGCGCCACGCCGCCCGCGTCGAAGTGGCCCCAGCGGCTGTGCAGCGGAATGTCCAGCTTGGGGTACAGCTCGCGCGTCACGTTGAGCACGGTGTCCACCACCACCGGCAGCTTCGACGGCTCCACGCGGAAGTGCTGCAAGCGCCCCGCGAGCCCCAAATCCAACAACTGATGGCAGCGCTCGCGGATGGCGGCCGGCGTGCGCAGCCACGCCACGGCGGGAGAGACGTGTGCCCTGCCCAGCTCTTTCTCAGACATCGAGTCCCCGTCCCTTCACCTGTGTCAGCGCCTCCGCGTCCGCCACCGGTCCCTTGGTGAAGTAGCCCGCGGCCTTCTTCGCCTCCATCTCCACCTTCGCGTCGGCGGGGATGAGCTCCTCCGGAATCGGAACCCGCTCCAGGATTTCGATGCCCGAGCTCACAATCGCGTCGTGCTTCATGTCGCTCATCGACACGAAGCGGTGGATGCGGGTGATGCCCAGCCAGTGCAGCACGTCCGGCATCAGCTCCTGGAAGCGCATGTCCTGCACGCCGGCCACGCACTCGGTGCGATGGAAGTAGGTGGCCGCCGAGTCGCCACCCTCCTGCCGTTTGCGCGCGTTGTAGACGAGGAACTTCGTCACCTCGCCCAGCGCGCGGCCCTCCTTGCGCAGGTACACGATGAGGCCCGAGCCACCGTTCTGCGCCTGGCGCACGCACTCCTCGATGCCGTGCACCAGGTACGGCCGGCACGTGCAGATGTCGCTGCCGAACACGTCCGAGCCGTTGCACTCGTCGTGCACGCGCGCCGCGAGCGGGATGTTCTTGTCCGCCAGCGAGGCGATTTCGCCAAAGACATACAGCGTGAGCCCGCCGATGGGCGGCAGGAAGACGTGCAGGTCCGGGCGCGTAATCAGCTCGGGGAACATGCCGCCCGTCTGCTCGAAGAGGCCGCGGCGCAGCGCGCTCTCCGTCAGCCCGAAGCGCTTGGCGATTCCCGGCAGGTACCACACCGGCTCCACCGCCGCCTTCGTCACCTTCACGTCGCCGTTGGCCGCGAGCAAATCCCCGTCCGGCTTCAGGCGCCCGGCTTCGATTGCGTCGCGAATCTCCGGCAGGTTGATGTGCGCCTTGGTGACGGCGATGGTGGGCCGGAAGTCGATGTCCTGCTCCGAGTACGCGCGGAAGACCTGCGGCGCAATCGCGCCCCACGGGTCCAGCGAGACGATGCGCGCCGGGTCGCTCCACGAGGGGTACGGCCCCACCTGCGCGGCGGGCGAGGTGTTCTTCAAGTCTGCGCGGTGGTCCTGCGGCAGTTGGCCGGCGGCCACGGCGAGCGCGCGGTACACGGAGTAGGCACCGGAGTGCGTGCCGATGACGTTGCGGTGCGCGGGCTCGGTGAGGGTGGCCACCACGGGGCCCCGGCGCAGCGGCTCGGCGTCTCCCCAACGGATTGGGACTCCCGGAGTGTCACCATCGGGGTGCGAGGTGAGCCGGATGTGATTGACGGGCTTCTTGTCTGCCATGGGAGCGCCCTCCTTGCGGGCGCGGGAGTCGTTCGAGCGCGAGATGTGGAAACGCGAAGAGGGAAGGCGGCTCAGCTCATCCACGAGCCGTCGGTGCGAGCCGACCACTTGCGGGTGACCTTCTTCTGCGCCGTCCAGAAGTCGAGGCTGGACGGACCGGTGATGTCGCCGTGTCCGAAGCGCGAGTCACCGGTACCACCGAAGGAGAAGGGCTCGCGCGGCACGGGCACGCCCACGTTGACGCCCACCATGCCGGCGCGCGCGTGCTCCACCACCATCTGCGCCACGGCGCCGTTGGTGGTGAAGATGGAGGCCGCGTTTCCGTACGGCGACGCGTTCTCGATTTCGAGCGCCGCGGACAGCGTGGGCACG comes from Pyxidicoccus parkwaysis and encodes:
- a CDS encoding DUF1688 family protein, with product MSEKELGRAHVSPAVAWLRTPAAIRERCHQLLDLGLAGRLQHFRVEPSKLPVVVDTVLNVTRELYPKLDIPLHSRWGHFDAGGVARVKELEERLKDASPQERARAKLDLVVVSVLLDAGSGPKWRYRERGGGTWARSEGLAVASFRMFMDGLFSSDPDRPLRADAEALGRMTRESLAQGMQVSESNPLDGLEGRLHLLHGLAKVLPRPGALLDIITAQRRSVRAAELLGLVLEVLGPIWPGRVMVDAVNLGDVWPHSALGPVESVDALVPFHKLSQWLTYSLVEPLAEAGVQVTELDGLTGLPEYRNGGLFVDLGVLVPKDMKITTVALHPGDEPIVEWRALTVALLDRVAALVRGRLGMSVEELPLGKVLQGGTWTAGRRVAAEMRPGGVPPIRVDSDGTVF
- a CDS encoding GTP cyclohydrolase II, with protein sequence MADKKPVNHIRLTSHPDGDTPGVPIRWGDAEPLRRGPVVATLTEPAHRNVIGTHSGAYSVYRALAVAAGQLPQDHRADLKNTSPAAQVGPYPSWSDPARIVSLDPWGAIAPQVFRAYSEQDIDFRPTIAVTKAHINLPEIRDAIEAGRLKPDGDLLAANGDVKVTKAAVEPVWYLPGIAKRFGLTESALRRGLFEQTGGMFPELITRPDLHVFLPPIGGLTLYVFGEIASLADKNIPLAARVHDECNGSDVFGSDICTCRPYLVHGIEECVRQAQNGGSGLIVYLRKEGRALGEVTKFLVYNARKRQEGGDSAATYFHRTECVAGVQDMRFQELMPDVLHWLGITRIHRFVSMSDMKHDAIVSSGIEILERVPIPEELIPADAKVEMEAKKAAGYFTKGPVADAEALTQVKGRGLDV